Proteins from a genomic interval of Sugiyamaella lignohabitans strain CBS 10342 chromosome C, complete sequence:
- the UBP10 gene encoding Ubp10p (Ubiquitin-specific protease, deubiquitinates Ub-protein moieties; interacts with proteins that function in rRNA production and ribosome biogenesis; stabilizes Rpa190p, the largest subunit of RNAP I, by mediating its deubiquitination; controls PCNA deubiquitylation; may regulate silencing by acting on Sir4p; involved in posttranscriptionally regulating Gap1p and possibly other transporters; localized to the nucleolus; human USP36 is a functional analog of Ubp10p; GO_component: GO:0005694 - chromosome [Evidence IEA]; GO_component: GO:0000781 - chromosome, telomeric region [Evidence IEA,IEA]; GO_component: GO:0005730 - nucleolus [Evidence IDA] [PMID 22902402]; GO_component: GO:0005634 - nucleus [Evidence IDA] [PMID 10490600]; GO_component: GO:0005634 - nucleus [Evidence IDA] [PMID 11914276]; GO_function: GO:0008234 - cysteine-type peptidase activity [Evidence IEA]; GO_function: GO:0016787 - hydrolase activity [Evidence IEA]; GO_function: GO:0008233 - peptidase activity [Evidence IEA]; GO_function: GO:0004843 - ubiquitin-specific protease activity [Evidence IDA] [PMID 10490600]; GO_process: GO:0006348 - chromatin silencing at telomere [Evidence IMP] [PMID 15721261]; GO_process: GO:0016578 - histone deubiquitination [Evidence IMP] [PMID 22829782]; GO_process: GO:0016579 - protein deubiquitination [Evidence IDA,IMP] [PMID 15721261]; GO_process: GO:0016579 - protein deubiquitination [Evidence IMP] [PMID 22829782]; GO_process: GO:0006508 - proteolysis [Evidence IEA]; GO_process: GO:0006511 - ubiquitin-dependent protein catabolic process [Evidence IEA]), producing the protein MVDISSLTARDSAMAEQILSSHLDYVPARKPETSAAKPASYVLIKPSKDDHDSESSDEDEEETTENEDDSGSSTTVSTPQSSEDENNLRHKVGKGVLTPLSSPDSDTESDDDELNVGQLKYFDAEDDQDEDEDGDFSSGSDEGGDDVDDDEDDNNSEGSSDSDESDETDGDDEDASGLENGEQSDSEVSKLALGSRVSPLALATNKTSGNNTAGAAGTANTTDSKSESSSESSSAISPMRLFYDINESTTDKGSRSNSHIVKSWRSLTMAPNGLENRSVTCYMNAAMQAIFHVPAMAHYLMDIAQSRYKNTISNSSVSSDLAGLLKRLYEPGKKRKVYPIKIIRRLPDINCMMSEWQQEDSHEYFMSLISRLQEDSVPKGKKLNSSIIHEIFGGNIDQKVTCKTCGHVSTTHQDFYDLPVSFSSREAKAYKAAKEGLETSNANGSNTSTTNNNSNIQSNTVTSASAVVATNGSAGSATTGTAPKAKFTLEGSIQDFFSPELIKPDAKNKSGYQCEKCKNLTSAIKISRINDAPEYLTVHIKRFKFQGSHSQKLKETMKYPLDLDLTKYSVSGEPIKYRLVSVIVHEGRTVSSGHYIALCRQPNNTWAEYDDECVRKVSEKAVLRQNSAYMLIYSRLTRIKQTAPTAKPLKTKTKARDVESTEKLRDKTKKLVNTGPTPSPARSPVRATPSALPLALAPTPTSASPVPGSPIASKHKSKKSSSNPTKPAGENKRQLDDEIDQIFNKKTKVF; encoded by the coding sequence atggtCGATATCAGTTCGCTGACTGCACGGGATAGTGCTATGGCTGAACAGATTCTTAGTTCGCATCTGGATTATGTGCCGGCCAGAAAACCAGAGACAAGTGCTGCCAAACCGGCCAGTTATGTGCTTATTAAGCCGTCTAAAGACGACCATGACTCCGAGAGCTCggacgaagatgaggaagaaaccACTGAAAATGAAGACGATTCGGGTTCGTCTACGACTGTTAGTACTCCTCAAAGCTCAGAAGACGAAAATAATCTCCGTCATAAGGTCGGAAAGGGTGTATTAACCCCCCTTTCGAGTCCTGATAGTGATACTGAGagcgatgatgatgagttGAATGTTGGTCAGCTCAAATATTTTGACGCTGAAGATGATCaggatgaagacgaagatggcGATTTCTCAAGTGGGTCGGATGAAGGTGGTGATGACgtggatgatgacgaagatgataataatagtgaAGGAAGTAGTGATAGTGATGAGAGTGATGAGACTGAtggtgacgatgaagatgccAGTGGTTTAGAGAATGGAGAGCAAAGCGATAGCGAAGTGTCGAAGTTAGCACTGGGATCAAGAGTTAGTCCATTGGCGTTagcaacaaacaaaaccagtGGGAATAATACTGCTGGTGCAGCTGGTACTGCTAACACAACTGATTCTAAGAGTGAATCATCGTCCGAGTCGTCATCAGCTATCTCGCCAATGAGACTGTTTTATGATATTAACGAGTCTACTACCGATAAAGGATCGCGGTCGAATTCGCATATCGTGAAATCGTGGAGAAGTCTCACTATGGCTCCAAACGGGCTGGAGAACCGGTCGGTTACGTGCTATATGAATGCTGCTATGCAGGCTATTTTCCATGTTCCAGCCATGGCTCATTACTTGATGGATATTGCCCAGTCAAGATACAAAAACACCATTTCCAATAGCTCGGTGAGCAGTGATTTAGCGGGTCTGCTGAAAAGACTGTATGAGCCAGGTAAGAAGCGTAAAGTGTATCCTATCAAGATCATTCGCAGACTGCCTGATATCAACTGTATGATGTCGGAATGGCAACAAGAGGACTCGCACGAGTATTTCATGTCGTTAATCAGTCGTCTCCAAGAAGACAGTGTTCCAAAGGGCAAGAAACTGAACTCGTCTATTATCCATGAGATCTTTGGTGGAAATATCGACCAGAAGGTCACTTGTAAAACATGTGGCCATGTATCTACTACACATCAGGATTTCTACGACCTTCCTGTATCGTTTTCGTCTCGCGAGGCAAAGGCTTATAAAGCCGCCAAAGAAGGTCTAGAAACTAGTAATGCCAATGGTTCCAACACATCAACCACTAACAACAATTCTAATATCCAGTCAAATACTGTAACTAGTGCAAGTGCCGTTGTTGCTACCAACGGATCAGCTGGTTCAGCTACTACTGGAACTGCTCCTAAAGCAAAATTCACTCTTGAAGGATCGATTCAAGACTTTTTCTCGCCTGAACTAATCAAACCAGACGCTAAAAACAAGTCTGGATACCAGTGTGAAAAGTGCAAGAACCTCACATCGGCTATTAAAATCAGTCGTATAAACGACGCTCCTGAATATCTTACCGTGCACATCAAGAGATTCAAGTTCCAGGGCTCGCATTCACAAAAGCTCAAGGAAACAATGAAATACCCCTTGGATTTGGACCTCACAAAGTACTCGGTTTCTGGAGAACCTATTAAATACCGTCTTGTCAGCGTGATTGTCCACGAAGGCCGTACTGTTTCTAGCGGTCACTACATCGCGCTGTGTCGTCAACCAAACAACACCTGGGCCGAGTACGACGATGAATGCGTTCGTAAGGTGTCGGAAAAGGCTGTTCTCCGTCAAAACTCTGCATACAtgcttatttattcacgTCTGACTCGTATTAAACAGACGGCTCCCACAGCCAAACCCTTGAAAACCAAGACCAAGGCTCGAGATGTCGAGTCTACAGAAAAACTTCGAGACAAGACCAAGAAACTCGTCAACACAGGACCTACTCCTTCACCTGCCCGATCGCCTGTTCGTGCTACTCCCTCGGCTCTACCACTGGCACTTGCTCCTACTCCTACAAGTGCATCTCCAGTGCCAGGGTCGCCAATCGCATCCAAACACAAGTCCAAAAAATCATCGTCGAACCCTACTAAACCAGCTGGTGAAAACAAACGTCAGCTCGACGACGAAATCGACCAgatcttcaacaagaaaacaaaagtgTTTTAA